The Aureitalea marina genome includes a window with the following:
- a CDS encoding acyloxyacyl hydrolase — protein MRYYLQLTIIFSAWLGIAQQNEVKPFSLQFEPFYGSIIEHNPDINHLIIGHPTGFILSYNRKTYGYNDWEGRYNYPDWGITFAYQDMKNPILGKNYGLYGHYNFYFFNRNLQLGLGQGLAFNTNPYDPETNFENNAYGSTLLSTTWIRGNYVRENLFGGFGVNVGLGFIHYSNANFKAPNNSTNTIYFSAGASYQFDHMAMPYRIPPSERISGGSEYAERIKYNLVFRTGINEADVNGLGQHPFYVISAYADKRLNYKSKIQAGAEVFWSEFLIDLIRYRSIAFPTDGLTGDEDYRRVGVFVGHELLLNKLAFEVQVGYYVYWPYEFENRVYNRLGIKWYFYEDILHAGVSVKAHYAKAEAAEFSIGVRLW, from the coding sequence ATGAGGTACTACCTGCAACTAACCATAATATTCTCCGCCTGGCTTGGTATTGCACAACAAAATGAGGTCAAACCGTTCTCTCTACAGTTTGAGCCCTTTTATGGTTCTATCATTGAGCACAACCCGGATATCAATCATTTGATCATTGGCCACCCAACCGGTTTTATCCTGAGTTATAACCGAAAGACCTATGGTTATAATGATTGGGAGGGTCGTTATAATTACCCGGATTGGGGTATCACCTTTGCTTACCAGGACATGAAGAATCCGATCCTGGGTAAGAACTACGGACTTTACGGACATTATAACTTTTACTTCTTTAACAGAAATCTTCAACTTGGATTGGGGCAAGGATTGGCCTTCAACACCAATCCATACGACCCGGAGACCAACTTCGAGAACAATGCTTATGGGAGTACCTTACTCAGTACCACCTGGATAAGAGGAAACTATGTGCGTGAGAATCTCTTTGGTGGATTTGGGGTTAATGTGGGGCTAGGTTTCATTCACTATTCCAATGCGAATTTTAAGGCCCCTAACAACAGTACCAATACCATTTATTTCAGTGCCGGAGCCAGTTATCAGTTTGATCATATGGCCATGCCCTATCGCATCCCACCATCTGAGCGGATCAGTGGTGGTTCCGAATATGCGGAACGGATCAAGTACAATCTGGTCTTTAGGACTGGTATCAACGAGGCCGATGTCAATGGTCTGGGGCAACATCCGTTTTATGTGATCTCAGCATATGCAGACAAGCGGCTGAACTATAAGAGTAAGATACAGGCAGGTGCAGAAGTGTTCTGGTCGGAGTTCCTGATCGACCTGATCCGCTATCGATCCATAGCTTTTCCAACTGATGGACTCACCGGTGATGAGGATTACAGAAGGGTTGGAGTATTTGTAGGGCATGAGTTATTGCTGAACAAATTAGCGTTTGAAGTACAGGTGGGTTATTATGTGTATTGGCCTTACGAATTTGAGAATCGGGTGTATAACCGCCTGGGTATTAAATGGTATTTTTACGAGGATATTCTACATGCAGGAGTATCGGTCAAGGCCCACTACGCCAAGGCAGAAGCGGCAGAATTTAGCATAGGAGTACGATTGTGGTAA
- a CDS encoding head GIN domain-containing protein — protein sequence MKYLLAILICFTFLGCNSEDGWDCLQTEGNSISVDFTVDSFDKIRIEDGVSLLIRQGAVQSVTVETGTNLLSDIEVYVEENTLVIRDNNRCNLVRDYGVTRAVVTTPDLLEIRNASAFDVRGEGRLSFPKLDLISNTTGNLADPLKSGDFYLDLDTERLLVNANGQSVFYLTGRVQQARYRFTDEFPRLEAGQLIVSEVIVFQRSANVMIVNPQQSLTGEIYGTGDVISLNRPAVVEVETFFTGRLIFSD from the coding sequence ATGAAGTATTTATTGGCCATTTTGATTTGTTTCACTTTCCTGGGATGTAATTCCGAGGATGGATGGGACTGTTTACAGACAGAGGGCAATAGCATATCGGTTGATTTCACTGTCGATTCTTTCGATAAAATCAGGATAGAGGATGGGGTCTCCTTGTTGATCCGTCAGGGAGCCGTCCAATCGGTGACCGTTGAAACTGGTACCAATCTGCTTTCGGATATAGAGGTTTATGTGGAGGAAAATACTCTGGTTATACGAGATAACAACAGATGTAACCTGGTTCGGGACTACGGAGTTACACGAGCCGTGGTAACCACCCCAGACCTTCTGGAGATCAGAAATGCATCGGCTTTCGATGTTCGAGGTGAAGGCAGGTTAAGTTTTCCCAAACTGGACCTGATAAGCAACACTACAGGCAATTTAGCAGATCCGCTTAAAAGTGGTGATTTCTACTTAGACCTAGACACTGAAAGGCTGCTGGTCAATGCCAACGGACAGAGCGTATTCTACCTAACTGGGAGAGTCCAGCAGGCGCGATATCGCTTTACGGACGAATTTCCGCGCCTCGAGGCCGGTCAGTTGATCGTGTCTGAGGTGATCGTTTTCCAACGCAGCGCCAATGTGATGATCGTCAATCCACAGCAGTCCCTGACCGGGGAGATCTACGGTACCGGTGATGTGATCTCGCTTAATCGACCAGCTGTGGTAGAGGTAGAAACTTTCTTTACAGGTAGACTAATCTTTTCGGACTAA
- the dtd gene encoding D-aminoacyl-tRNA deacylase, giving the protein MRVVIQRVSEASVEVDGKITGQIDRGLLVLLGIETSDTEEDALWLAGKIVRMRIFGDESGHMNLSVADVQGNILVVSQFTLHAQTKKGNRPSFIKAARPEQAKPIYNYFIHRLEDQMGKKISTGEFGAMMNVQLINDGPVTITMDSKLRE; this is encoded by the coding sequence ATGAGAGTTGTGATCCAACGAGTTAGTGAGGCCTCGGTCGAGGTGGATGGTAAGATCACCGGACAGATCGATCGGGGCTTGTTGGTTCTCTTAGGAATTGAAACCTCCGATACGGAGGAGGACGCGCTTTGGTTGGCCGGAAAGATTGTCCGGATGCGAATTTTTGGTGATGAATCAGGCCATATGAACTTGTCTGTTGCCGATGTACAGGGTAATATTTTAGTGGTTAGTCAATTTACTTTACACGCCCAGACCAAGAAAGGGAACAGGCCCTCTTTTATTAAAGCTGCCCGGCCGGAGCAAGCTAAACCTATTTATAACTATTTCATTCACAGATTGGAAGATCAAATGGGTAAAAAAATCTCCACGGGAGAGTTTGGAGCCATGATGAATGTTCAGTTGATCAACGACGGCCCGGTTACCATCACTATGGATTCCAAATTACGGGAATAG
- the gldA gene encoding gliding motility-associated ABC transporter ATP-binding subunit GldA, which produces MSIQVEHISKQFGDQVVVNDLNFEIEKGEIVGFLGPNGAGKSTTMKMLTTFWTPSSGKALVNGFSTETQQKQVQKSIGYLPEHNPLYEDMYVREYLEFQARIYHTDRDRIQLVIDQTGLQDQSFKRIGQLSKGYRQRVGLAGALLHDPEVLILDEPTTGLDPNQLMEIRQLIRSVGEKKTVLLSTHIMQEVEAICDRVIIIHQGEIVLDQPMSELRESETQVIEVEFDYRVEEVLLSRMDWVKEAKNVHDFVYQLTVDSGTDMRSRVFDFAQENGLKILELHQKHQSLEKLFVELTSRK; this is translated from the coding sequence ATGTCCATTCAGGTAGAACATATCAGTAAGCAATTCGGGGATCAGGTCGTGGTGAACGATTTGAACTTTGAAATTGAAAAAGGTGAAATCGTCGGTTTCCTCGGCCCAAATGGTGCTGGCAAATCGACCACCATGAAGATGCTGACCACCTTTTGGACACCTAGTTCCGGAAAAGCACTTGTGAACGGATTCTCTACTGAGACCCAACAAAAACAGGTGCAAAAAAGTATCGGATATCTGCCGGAGCACAATCCCTTGTACGAGGATATGTACGTAAGGGAGTACCTGGAATTTCAGGCCAGGATCTACCATACGGACCGAGACCGGATTCAATTGGTCATTGATCAGACCGGACTGCAGGATCAGTCCTTCAAGCGCATCGGCCAATTATCTAAAGGGTACAGACAGCGGGTTGGCTTGGCCGGAGCCCTGCTTCACGATCCGGAGGTTTTGATACTCGATGAACCCACCACCGGGCTGGACCCGAATCAGCTGATGGAGATTCGCCAGTTGATCCGCTCTGTTGGAGAAAAAAAGACGGTGCTGCTCTCTACGCATATCATGCAGGAAGTAGAGGCCATTTGCGACCGGGTGATCATCATACACCAGGGAGAGATCGTCCTGGATCAACCCATGAGTGAGCTAAGGGAAAGTGAGACCCAAGTGATAGAGGTCGAGTTTGATTACCGGGTGGAAGAAGTTCTTCTAAGCAGAATGGACTGGGTAAAAGAGGCTAAAAACGTCCACGATTTTGTGTATCAACTCACTGTCGATTCCGGCACCGATATGCGGTCTCGGGTATTTGACTTTGCCCAGGAAAATGGTCTGAAGATCCTGGAACTCCATCAAAAACATCAGTCGTTGGAAAAGCTTTTCGTAGAATTGACTAGTCGAAAATAA
- a CDS encoding chorismate mutase: MENKKELRTWLNKMELDHPLVIAGPCSAETEDQLLNIAHQLKDSDATVLRAGIWKPRTRPGNFEGVGALGLKWLQRAKEETGMKTTTEVANANHVDLAMEHDVDILWIGARTTVSPFIVQEIAEALRGTDKPVLIKNPVNPDLSLWLGAVERMYKADIPNLGVIHRGFSTYEKTRYRNNPEWQIPIDLQNRFPDLPLILDPSHIAGKRDIIFDLCQTALDLNFDGLMVETHHDPENAWSDAAQQITPDSLKQMTIDLRIRKQEGDEVEFRNRLSTQRTQIDVLDHKLIELLGKRMKISDEIGRLKRENNVAILQSRRWNEILGKMILEGEDHNLSEEFVLRIYKAIHQESINHQKKVVNEV; the protein is encoded by the coding sequence ATGGAGAATAAAAAAGAATTGCGTACCTGGCTCAACAAGATGGAGCTGGATCACCCATTGGTGATCGCGGGTCCCTGTAGTGCCGAAACAGAAGATCAATTACTCAATATAGCCCATCAATTAAAGGATTCTGACGCTACTGTCCTGCGGGCTGGTATCTGGAAACCCAGGACCCGACCCGGAAATTTTGAAGGTGTGGGTGCCCTTGGGTTGAAGTGGTTGCAGCGCGCTAAGGAAGAAACGGGGATGAAGACCACTACGGAAGTGGCTAATGCCAACCACGTGGACCTGGCCATGGAACACGATGTGGACATCCTATGGATAGGAGCCCGAACAACAGTGTCTCCATTCATTGTTCAGGAGATAGCCGAAGCATTGAGGGGAACGGACAAGCCTGTTCTGATCAAAAACCCGGTCAATCCTGATCTCTCACTTTGGTTGGGAGCGGTGGAACGCATGTACAAAGCGGATATCCCTAACCTGGGGGTGATCCACCGAGGCTTCTCTACTTACGAAAAGACACGCTACAGGAATAATCCGGAATGGCAGATCCCTATCGATCTGCAAAACCGATTCCCGGACCTGCCCCTTATCTTGGATCCTTCCCATATTGCCGGTAAGCGGGATATCATCTTTGACCTCTGTCAAACGGCATTGGATCTGAATTTTGATGGCCTGATGGTAGAAACACATCACGATCCGGAAAATGCATGGAGCGATGCCGCTCAGCAGATCACACCAGACAGTCTTAAGCAAATGACCATCGATCTGCGTATCCGAAAGCAGGAAGGCGATGAGGTCGAATTTAGAAACCGCTTGTCCACCCAACGGACCCAGATCGATGTGCTGGACCACAAATTGATCGAACTCTTGGGTAAAAGGATGAAGATCTCTGATGAGATCGGACGTTTAAAACGAGAGAACAATGTGGCAATTCTTCAGAGCCGACGATGGAACGAAATTTTGGGTAAAATGATACTCGAAGGGGAGGACCATAATCTCAGTGAGGAGTTCGTGCTCCGGATCTACAAAGCGATCCACCAGGAATCCATCAATCACCAGAAAAAGGTTGTGAATGAGGTCTAA
- a CDS encoding DUF3857 domain-containing protein, protein MRKHLLLMALLVALPSKAQSDFIVALLDPVLKEKSNSVLLYENTLIDIPNQNSITIRTQRKMMVLNKAGMSDLKAFVHYDDSRKVKVAEAIVYDALGKEIERFRRKDFLDMSAVDGGTLYSDDRVMVMNYSPKSYPFSVEFVFEVVSDNTAFIPPWYLHTSYYSSIKNKSLEIRYQQELELRNKVHDPDGVMNITEQPGLFKIAVEQIPSIEPEPYGPILEEMVPNVKFAMTRFNLEGIRGEAGDWSAFGAWEYENLLKGLDELPDDTRQKIAQLIADAPSEKEKVKRIYQYVQDNTRYISVQLGIGGLRPYPASEVQEMGYGDCKGLTNYTMALLKLAGIKAYYAEVYAGPEKRDIDPEFASIQGNHVILNVPLEEEEIWLECTSQTMPFNFLGDFTDDRNVLLLTPEGGIMKRTPKYSEADNVLVTKGESYLAADGGLQGAVSMSATGIQYDSRQGIERLDMEDKIKMYKRYWGYINNLSLQDIQVENNRDSIQFSEDMKVAVRDYGSFAGDKMIVPLNSFNRYTNSPKRDKDRQQDVVRDRGFLDIDEFVLHLPEGYKIESVPNDISEKTTYGIYETSVEVSEDGGIVTFRRKFQLNQGKYPAAEYNAYRSFIRKVARGDNQKMVLIPN, encoded by the coding sequence ATGAGAAAACATCTGCTATTGATGGCCCTACTTGTTGCGCTACCAAGTAAGGCTCAATCCGACTTCATCGTAGCCCTACTCGATCCTGTTCTCAAGGAGAAGTCCAACAGTGTTCTTCTTTACGAAAATACCCTGATCGATATCCCAAATCAAAATTCCATTACGATCAGAACGCAGAGAAAAATGATGGTTTTGAATAAAGCGGGTATGTCCGATCTCAAGGCTTTTGTCCATTACGATGATAGCAGAAAAGTGAAGGTGGCCGAAGCAATTGTTTATGACGCTCTCGGTAAGGAAATAGAGCGTTTCAGGCGGAAGGATTTCTTGGATATGAGTGCAGTAGATGGCGGAACACTCTATTCCGACGATCGGGTGATGGTCATGAACTATTCACCTAAAAGTTATCCTTTCTCAGTAGAATTTGTCTTCGAAGTGGTGAGTGATAACACGGCCTTTATTCCGCCTTGGTATTTACACACCTCGTATTACAGCAGTATCAAAAACAAGAGTCTTGAGATTCGCTATCAACAGGAGTTGGAATTGCGGAACAAAGTACATGATCCGGATGGCGTGATGAACATTACTGAGCAGCCCGGACTTTTTAAGATAGCCGTAGAACAGATCCCTTCAATTGAACCAGAACCCTATGGCCCTATTCTGGAAGAGATGGTGCCCAATGTCAAATTTGCCATGACTCGTTTTAACCTGGAAGGAATCCGAGGTGAAGCAGGAGACTGGAGTGCTTTTGGTGCCTGGGAATACGAAAACCTGCTAAAGGGTCTGGATGAGCTTCCGGATGATACCAGGCAAAAGATTGCGCAGCTGATCGCTGATGCTCCCTCCGAAAAGGAGAAGGTAAAGCGCATCTATCAATATGTGCAGGACAACACTCGCTATATCAGTGTTCAATTAGGAATAGGTGGTTTACGTCCTTACCCGGCCAGTGAGGTACAAGAAATGGGTTATGGAGATTGCAAGGGCCTGACCAATTACACCATGGCCTTGCTCAAGCTAGCTGGTATTAAGGCCTATTATGCTGAAGTTTATGCAGGCCCGGAAAAAAGGGACATCGATCCGGAATTTGCCTCGATTCAGGGAAACCACGTCATCTTGAATGTACCTTTGGAGGAAGAGGAGATCTGGTTGGAATGCACCAGTCAGACCATGCCGTTCAACTTCTTAGGAGACTTTACGGACGACCGCAATGTGCTGTTGTTGACCCCGGAAGGCGGCATCATGAAACGCACCCCGAAATATAGTGAAGCGGACAACGTACTGGTAACCAAAGGAGAGAGCTATCTGGCGGCCGATGGAGGGCTGCAAGGCGCTGTAAGCATGAGCGCAACGGGTATACAATACGACAGCCGACAAGGGATCGAACGGTTGGACATGGAGGATAAGATCAAGATGTATAAGCGTTATTGGGGCTACATCAACAACTTGAGCTTGCAGGATATTCAGGTTGAGAACAACCGGGATTCCATCCAATTTTCGGAAGACATGAAAGTGGCGGTGAGGGACTACGGCAGTTTTGCCGGCGACAAGATGATCGTTCCGCTCAACTCCTTTAACCGCTACACCAACAGCCCCAAGCGGGATAAGGACAGACAGCAGGATGTGGTCCGCGACCGCGGATTCCTGGATATCGACGAGTTTGTCTTGCACCTTCCAGAAGGGTATAAGATCGAATCTGTCCCAAATGACATTTCGGAAAAGACCACATATGGAATTTACGAAACGTCCGTTGAGGTGTCAGAAGATGGCGGTATCGTGACATTCCGAAGAAAGTTCCAGTTAAACCAGGGTAAGTACCCAGCGGCAGAATACAATGCCTACCGCAGCTTTATTCGGAAAGTGGCCCGGGGCGATAATCAGAAGATGGTACTCATTCCAAATTAG
- a CDS encoding head GIN domain-containing protein: MVKNWINILVLIAVTTIYIGCDVVEAPGCLSTEGDLVEVEVEVPDFKSIMVFKRVKLFVSQGPETKVVVRTGENLIDEVNVRVEDSILKLSDRNSCNLFRDYDVTRIYVTAPNVEEIRNSSGLTIENIGPIRWPRLTLLAEDREAEDIFQTDGDFTFTDLQVVTFRLEANGVSTFRLEGVADNATFILADGDVRVESPDFLVDKIFFIHRGTNKLIIHPISSLRGSIRGIGDVISKNEPPIVEVEELFRGRLIFD; the protein is encoded by the coding sequence GTGGTAAAGAATTGGATCAACATATTAGTATTAATAGCTGTCACAACTATCTACATAGGTTGTGACGTAGTGGAGGCGCCCGGTTGTCTCAGTACCGAGGGTGATCTGGTCGAAGTAGAAGTGGAAGTACCCGATTTTAAAAGTATCATGGTCTTTAAACGAGTCAAATTGTTCGTCTCCCAGGGACCAGAGACCAAAGTTGTTGTTCGCACGGGAGAGAACCTGATCGATGAGGTCAATGTGCGTGTAGAGGACAGCATACTGAAACTGAGTGATAGGAACAGCTGTAATTTGTTCAGGGATTACGATGTGACCCGGATCTATGTGACTGCGCCCAATGTAGAGGAGATCCGGAACAGTTCGGGTCTGACCATAGAGAATATAGGGCCTATCCGTTGGCCCAGGCTAACTTTATTAGCCGAGGATCGGGAAGCTGAAGATATCTTCCAGACCGATGGCGATTTTACCTTCACCGATCTGCAAGTCGTAACGTTCCGACTGGAAGCCAATGGGGTCTCAACTTTTCGTTTGGAGGGTGTGGCGGACAATGCAACTTTTATACTTGCCGATGGAGACGTTAGAGTTGAATCCCCGGATTTCCTGGTGGACAAGATCTTCTTTATTCACCGAGGGACCAATAAACTGATCATCCATCCAATCAGTTCTTTGAGGGGAAGCATACGGGGAATAGGTGATGTGATCTCCAAGAACGAACCGCCTATAGTAGAAGTGGAAGAACTCTTCCGAGGTCGGCTTATTTTCGACTAG
- a CDS encoding acyloxyacyl hydrolase produces MIFRLPLLFVALLFCLGIQAQDNARFEELDANYYYGSILRHNKDIAHLIQGHPTGLVLSYNRKTFGARRWERTYGYPDWGLSFVYQNSGYSVLGENYGLYAHANFYFLKRHLMLRIGQGIAYASNPFDLNDNFKNNAYGSDLLSSTYVLLNFKWEDLFSGFGVQAGFHFLHYSNGNFRAPNSSTNALTFNLGINYQLNRSPKPEYQGRENDTAVKDKIRFNFLVRAGVNESDYLNLGRQPFLVLSAFADKRLSYTSSLLFGAEVFFSKFLEKEIEYLVASQLDRDLTGDEDYRRVGMFVGHDLHFDRLSVLAQLGYYVYYPYDFEGRTYIRAGLRYFFLPKLFGVVSMKSHGAKVEGVEFGVGVRL; encoded by the coding sequence ATGATCTTTCGTCTCCCTTTATTGTTTGTTGCCCTGCTATTTTGTCTGGGAATCCAGGCGCAGGATAATGCGCGATTTGAAGAATTAGACGCCAATTACTACTACGGCAGTATTTTGAGGCACAATAAGGACATCGCTCACCTCATTCAAGGCCATCCTACGGGCTTGGTCCTGAGTTATAACCGCAAGACCTTTGGAGCAAGGAGGTGGGAACGAACCTATGGTTACCCGGATTGGGGATTGTCCTTTGTCTATCAAAATTCCGGCTATTCGGTCCTGGGAGAGAATTACGGTCTTTACGCACACGCTAATTTCTATTTTCTAAAGCGACACCTGATGCTGAGGATAGGTCAGGGAATTGCTTATGCCTCCAATCCCTTTGACTTGAATGACAATTTCAAGAATAACGCCTATGGTTCCGATCTGCTCAGTTCCACTTATGTACTATTGAATTTTAAATGGGAAGATCTCTTTAGTGGGTTTGGTGTACAAGCCGGGTTTCATTTCTTGCATTATTCCAATGGGAATTTTAGGGCTCCCAATTCCAGCACCAACGCCCTTACCTTCAACCTGGGGATCAATTACCAATTGAATCGATCTCCAAAGCCGGAGTATCAGGGTAGGGAAAATGACACTGCGGTAAAAGACAAGATCAGGTTCAATTTTTTGGTTCGTGCAGGAGTCAATGAGAGCGATTATCTCAATCTGGGTCGTCAACCCTTTCTGGTGCTGTCCGCTTTTGCCGACAAACGCCTCAGTTATACCAGTTCCCTTCTTTTTGGAGCTGAGGTATTCTTTTCGAAGTTCCTGGAGAAGGAGATCGAGTATTTGGTGGCTTCCCAGTTGGATAGGGACTTAACGGGAGATGAAGACTACAGGAGGGTAGGGATGTTTGTGGGTCACGACCTGCATTTCGACCGATTATCCGTCCTGGCCCAGTTGGGTTATTATGTGTATTACCCTTACGATTTTGAAGGGCGTACTTATATCCGTGCAGGTCTGCGTTATTTTTTTCTACCGAAACTCTTCGGAGTTGTTAGTATGAAATCTCATGGGGCGAAGGTAGAAGGTGTCGAATTTGGAGTGGGAGTAAGATTGTAG
- the rsgA gene encoding ribosome small subunit-dependent GTPase A, whose translation MTGVVYKSTGSWYSVKSETGEFYECRIKGKFRLDGIKSTNPVAVGDHVEFDIETKGDETIGIIRAIADRKNYIVRRSVKLSKQTHIIAANIDQAFLLVTLNNPTTFPAFIDRFLVTAEAYDVPAVLLFNKMDTYSDQDMEEMQYLIAVYRSIGYLCLEITAKDGTGVDQVKDLMRNKVSMFSGHSGVGKSTLINTLEPGLELKTKEISDQHQQGQHTTTFAEMFDLSFDARIIDTPGIRGFGVVEMEKEEVGDYFPEFFKLKSECKFNNCLHLEEPKCAVKAALEAGEIPWSRYRSYLQILEGEDESYRKDIYAEP comes from the coding sequence ATGACAGGGGTTGTATACAAATCGACGGGTAGCTGGTATTCGGTCAAATCCGAAACCGGAGAATTCTATGAATGCCGTATAAAAGGCAAATTTCGCCTGGACGGTATTAAGAGTACCAATCCCGTGGCAGTTGGGGATCATGTTGAATTTGATATAGAGACTAAAGGCGATGAGACCATTGGAATCATCAGGGCGATAGCGGATCGGAAGAACTATATCGTCCGGCGTTCCGTCAAATTATCCAAGCAAACTCATATCATCGCAGCCAATATAGATCAGGCATTTTTATTGGTTACCTTGAATAACCCAACCACTTTTCCTGCCTTTATAGACCGCTTCCTGGTAACAGCAGAGGCCTATGATGTGCCTGCCGTACTGTTATTCAATAAGATGGATACCTATTCTGACCAGGACATGGAAGAGATGCAATACCTGATTGCCGTCTACCGGTCCATTGGTTACCTCTGCCTGGAGATCACCGCCAAGGATGGAACCGGCGTGGATCAGGTCAAAGATCTGATGCGAAATAAAGTGAGTATGTTTTCCGGCCATAGCGGGGTAGGCAAGAGTACTTTGATCAATACATTGGAACCCGGACTGGAGCTCAAGACCAAGGAGATCTCAGATCAGCACCAACAGGGACAGCATACGACCACCTTTGCCGAGATGTTTGACCTCTCATTTGATGCCAGGATCATTGATACTCCTGGTATCCGAGGATTTGGTGTAGTGGAGATGGAAAAGGAGGAAGTGGGAGATTATTTTCCGGAATTCTTCAAGCTGAAGTCCGAATGTAAATTCAACAATTGTCTCCACCTGGAAGAACCTAAATGTGCGGTTAAGGCTGCCCTGGAAGCAGGGGAGATCCCTTGGTCCCGGTATCGCAGTTATCTACAGATCCTGGAAGGGGAAGATGAAAGTTATAGGAAGGATATTTACGCCGAACCATGA
- a CDS encoding prephenate dehydratase, with amino-acid sequence MTKVAIQGIEGSFHAEAVSKFFPEREIELLMCDSFEKVTNQVGAGKADFGVLAIENSIAGSILPNYNLIDTGDFEIYDEVYLNIQMYLMALESESIIDIFEVHSHPVALLQCRDYLKRFPPQFKVIEGKDTASEAKRIRENNLKGVAAIAGKQVAEMYHLKILDSHIQDIKENQTRFVLFGMKGSNLNSKTTNKATIKFVLGSEVGSLSEALQVLADHKINLTKIQSLPIVGRPWKYAFFVDVIFKKPDDFFDAMDALQDKVKELKLVGTYTSNKENVPSKLTNVISNGE; translated from the coding sequence ATGACTAAGGTAGCCATACAAGGGATAGAAGGTTCCTTTCACGCAGAAGCAGTCTCCAAGTTCTTCCCGGAGAGGGAAATCGAATTGCTCATGTGCGATTCCTTCGAGAAGGTGACCAACCAGGTAGGGGCTGGCAAAGCCGATTTTGGTGTCCTGGCCATTGAGAACAGTATCGCAGGCTCTATATTACCGAATTACAACCTGATCGATACAGGCGATTTTGAGATCTATGACGAAGTCTATCTGAATATCCAGATGTACCTGATGGCCCTGGAAAGTGAATCCATCATCGACATCTTTGAAGTGCATTCTCACCCGGTAGCCCTTTTGCAGTGTAGAGATTATCTCAAGCGGTTTCCGCCTCAGTTCAAAGTGATAGAAGGTAAGGATACGGCTTCGGAGGCTAAAAGGATCAGGGAGAATAATCTCAAGGGGGTGGCAGCCATCGCTGGCAAGCAGGTCGCAGAAATGTATCATCTGAAGATCTTGGATAGCCATATCCAGGATATCAAGGAGAATCAAACTCGCTTTGTGCTCTTTGGAATGAAGGGTTCTAATCTCAATTCCAAGACCACCAACAAGGCAACCATTAAATTTGTATTGGGAAGTGAGGTAGGAAGTTTGTCCGAGGCTCTGCAGGTATTGGCCGATCACAAGATCAACCTGACCAAGATACAGTCCTTACCCATAGTGGGCAGACCCTGGAAGTACGCCTTCTTTGTGGACGTCATCTTTAAGAAGCCTGACGACTTCTTCGACGCCATGGATGCCTTGCAGGACAAAGTAAAAGAGTTAAAACTGGTGGGAACCTACACCAGCAACAAAGAGAATGTACCAAGTAAACTAACAAATGTGATCAGCAATGGAGAATAA